In Thermodesulfobacteriota bacterium, a single genomic region encodes these proteins:
- a CDS encoding DUF177 domain-containing protein: MISTHATLLRVSDITESGVHIEAVEEPEWLTNLPELWSEGDEIQLISKIGIDLKVNRVLKEITVIGNISLSIQSPCSRCVEPVKIELNPNVSLVLSPADKIHEEDDLEHETYQGDEIDLSNYLREQVAIALPVKVVCSEECKGLCGKCGINLNSEVCNCEQQEIDPRFAILKDLKI; encoded by the coding sequence ATGATATCAACACACGCAACTCTACTCCGTGTTTCTGACATAACGGAGAGTGGAGTACATATTGAAGCAGTTGAGGAGCCTGAGTGGCTGACAAATCTTCCTGAGCTTTGGTCTGAGGGTGATGAGATTCAGCTTATATCAAAAATTGGTATAGATTTAAAGGTAAATAGGGTACTTAAAGAAATAACGGTTATTGGTAATATAAGCCTTTCTATTCAGTCTCCATGTTCAAGATGCGTAGAACCTGTTAAAATAGAACTAAACCCTAATGTGAGTTTAGTTCTTTCACCTGCTGATAAGATTCATGAAGAAGATGACCTTGAGCATGAAACTTATCAGGGTGACGAAATAGATTTGAGTAATTATTTAAGAGAACAGGTTGCAATTGCACTGCCTGTCAAAGTAGTTTGCAGTGAAGAATGTAAAGGATTATGTGGTAAATGCGGAATAAATTTAAATTCTGAGGTCTGCAATTGCGAGCAGCAGGAGATAGATCCCAGGTTTGCAATACTAAAAGATCTTAAAATTTGA
- the rpmF gene encoding 50S ribosomal protein L32 — MALPKRRHSRSRSRKRRTHYKLVKPGLSTCPNCGEYQPPHRACPSCGFYKGRTFIKESQEFEVES; from the coding sequence ATGGCACTTCCCAAGAGAAGACACTCTAGGTCCAGATCCAGAAAAAGAAGAACCCACTATAAATTAGTTAAACCGGGTTTATCAACTTGCCCTAACTGCGGTGAGTACCAACCCCCACACAGGGCATGCCCGAGCTGCGGTTTCTACAAAGGAAGGACATTCATTAAAGAGAGTCAAGAATTTGAAGTAGAGTCATAA